The nucleotide sequence CGCATCTAGACTCCACCCGTGCAGGTGCAGCAGTACAGGCGGCCTCGCCGTCCGGGACGACCCGGGTGGGTGGGTTGGCGGGGGCGCCGGTTCGACGGAATGACACCGGTGTCGTTTCCCCCGTACAGTGACGCCGCCGTGCCACTGGAGGACATGAATGGAAGCCGCACGTCTCGTGGAGCCTCAGGTCGACTCGTTGTCAGCGCGCGATCGCGAGATCCTCGCGTTCGAACGGCAGTGGTGGAAGTACGCCGGTGCCAAGGAGCAGGCGGTGCGCGACCTGTTCGAGATGTCCTCGACGCGGTACTACCAGGTGCTCAACTCCCTGATCGACCGCCCGGCTGCCCTGGCTCACGACCCCATGCTGGTCAAGCGGCTGCGCCGGATGCGCCAAACGCGTCAGCGGGCGCGGTCGGCGCGCCGGTTGGGCATGGGCTG is from Kineosporiaceae bacterium and encodes:
- a CDS encoding DUF3263 domain-containing protein, which translates into the protein MEAARLVEPQVDSLSARDREILAFERQWWKYAGAKEQAVRDLFEMSSTRYYQVLNSLIDRPAALAHDPMLVKRLRRMRQTRQRARSARRLGMG